ACGATGATGCCGCCACTCCCTCGTTTGTGAAGTCCTCTATCTGGACAAAGGCATCGTGCCAGTAGCGGCCAACCAGCTTGCGCTGTGCGCGCAATATTTCAAGCGATGCTTGGTACTGCTCCTCGGTCAGCTGATAGGGGTCGGTAATGCCCAGTTCTGGTCGAGCGGTCTTGAGATACAACGCTGCATCCGCAACATAGATGGGTCCGTCATAGGCCTGAACCCGTCCGGCGTTCGACGCCCCATCGGGAAGGTTGGTCTCTTCAAACACGACGTTCCAGGAAGTCGGGGCGTCGGTTCCGAAGACGTCGGTGTTGTACATCAGCACGTTCGCTCCCCATTGGTACGGGGTTCCATAGTGTTTGCCGTCGACAAAGTGCCAGGGCGCTTCTTGCAGTCGGGAATCGACGGTGTTCCAGCTCGGGATCAGATCCGTATTGATTTCCTGGACCGTCCCACCGGCGATAAGTCGCAAGCTGGCATCGCCAGACGCGGTCACGAGGTCGAAGTCCTTTGATTCGGTCATCAGGGCGACCATTTCGTCCGACGTCCCGGCCGTCTTCACCTCGACCTGACAACCGGTTGATTCCTCGAACCCGGTGACCCAGTCATAGGCGGGATCAGTTGTGCCGTCCTCGATATATCCTGCCCAGGCGACAATAACTACTGTTCCCTCACCATCTCCCACCTCGGTGATGGGGCCCGCCTGGTCGGCCTCTCCGCCCCCTCCGCACGCTGCCAATACGATTGCCGTAACAATGGCCATAGAACTACCACGTTTATGCATGGTCATTCTCTCCTCTCGTTTTCTGCTGTTGCGCCTTGCGTCCTGGGCTTTCACGCCAGGAGTCGACAAGACTCCTTGCTCCAACTTGCCTGGACTTCGTCGCCCACCGCGAGTGACGACATGGCAAGCCTTGATTCGGTGTTCTGTTCTGCGACGGTCAGTTGGATACCCTGGACGTCGATCCGGTAACGGGTGTACATGCCTAGGTAGACAAGATCAGAGATGGTGCCGGTGACGGTACATTCGCCGGCCACTCCGAGCGTGATCTTTTCAGGTCGGACGGTGAAGCGGTCCCGTGAACCGAGTAGCTGTTCGGCCAGGCCGGAATCGAAGACATTCGAGGTACCGACGAACTCTGCGACGAAGAGGTTGCGGGGGCTTTCGTAGATTTCACTCGGGGTGCCGATTTGTTCGATCTGGCCGTTGTTGAATACGGCGATGCGATCACTCATCGTCAGTGCCTCCTCTTGATCGTGCGTAACGAAAATAAACGTGATCCCGACCTGGCGTTGGATGTTCTTCAGCTCGGTCTGCATCGTCTGGCGTAGTTTGAGGTCCAGGGCGCCGAGTGGTTCATCAAGCAGTAGGACCGAGGGTTCGTTGATCAGGGCTCTGGCCAGCGCGACCCGTTGACGTTGACCGCCGGAGAGCTGGGATGGTCGGCGTTCTGCATGTGAGTCGAGATGAACCAGTGCCAAGGCGTCGGCGACCTTGGCACGCCGTTCGGCCGGGGCGACGCCTTTGACTTTGAGCCCGTATTCAACGTTTTCGGCAACCGACATATGAGGAAACAGGGCGTAGTCCTGGAACACGGTGTTGACGTCTCTGGCATGTGGGGGAAGCGATGATACGTCGACTCCGTGCAGCATGATGTGCCCCAGGTCGGGGGTCTCGAATCCGGCAATGAGCCGGAGACAGGTCGTCTTGCCCGATCCCGATGGACCCAACATCGAGAAGAACTCGCCATCTTCGATGATGAGATCGACACGGTCGGCCGCCTTCACGGTGCCGAAGGCCTTGGAAACCTGGTTGAACTCGACGGCGACACTCACGTCGAAAGTACTCGCTTCAATGCTCGTCGGAACAGGTCGACTCCCTCGGCGATTTCAGCCTCCGTGACGATCAGCGGTGGGATCCACCGGATGATGTTTCCGTAGGCACCACAACCGAGCAGGAGGAGCCCCTCAGCTTCGGCAGCCTTGAGAACCGCCTTCGCCGTGGCCGGGTCAGGGCTCCCGGAGCCATCAACGAACTCGGTGGCAACCATAAGACCTGGCCCGCGCACATCGCCGATGCGGTCCGAGTGTTGGGCAGCCAATTCCTTGAGAAGTCCCGTAAGGACGACGCCCAGGGAGGCTGATCGTTCCACAAGCCCCTCTTGTTCGATGACATCGAGTGTGGCGATGGCGGCCGCGGCGGCGACGGCGTTCCCGCCGTAGGTGCCACCCTGGGAGCCCGGCCAGCCTTTGCTCATCAGTTCGGTGGACGCAGCGATCGCCGACAGCGGAAACCCGGACGCGATGCCCTTCGCCATGATGATGAGGTCTGGGGTGGCCTCGCCGTGTTCATATGCCCAGAACTTGCCGGTGCGCCCGAAACCGGACTGAACCTCGTCGGCGACAAAGATGATGCCGTGCTGCCGGCAGCGTTCAGCTATTCCCTCGAGGAAACCTGCCGTAACCGGCACATAGCCGCCCTCACCCAGCACAGGTTCGATGAATACGCCGGCCGTTTCCGCAGGGGAGGTCTGGGTGGCCAGGAGATGGTCGAATTCTCGAAGACAGAATTCGGTGGTTTCGTCCTCAGACCATCCATATCGGAATTTGGTGGGGAAGGGGGCGACAAAGACCCCGGACATGAGCGGCTGAAGGCCGGCGCGGTAGGCCGTCTTCGATGTTGTCATCGCCAGCGCGGCGGTGGTCCGACCGTGGAACGAGCCCTGGAACACGATGAGGTTGGTGCGCCCGGTTGCCTGGCGGACCAGTCGGACGGCGGCTTCGACCGCTTCGGTGCCGGCGTTGGCGAAGAACATGGAGTCGATATGGTCCGGTAGGTGCGCTCCAATTCGCTCGGTCAGTTCGAGAAGTCGCGGGTGCATGACCGTTGTTACCTGACCGTGAATGAGCTGCCCGACCTGCTGTCGGACGGCTTCGACCACCTTGGGATGACAGTGTCCGGTCGAGGTGACCCCGATACCTGACGTGAAGTCGAGGTACGATCGCCCGGATTCGTCGAACAGGTGGCTGCCCGCTCCCCTAACTGCCAGCACATTGGTGGATTGCGTAAGAAGGGGAGAGAGGTGGGTGGACATGTGCTGGCTCCTTATGGCAGAGACTTGATCGCTAGTGCATGGCGGGCCGGATCTGTACCAGATGGCGGGTATGTGTGAGCCAAATTACTCCACAATTGGACGCCGAGCTGCCACCCTTGTTCAGTCCCTCGGCCCGTCAGTCTGCGGGAAGCGTAGCGGGCTGAGTACCAGCAGCATTGAGGATTGAGCGAGTTTGTTCGGGTGGTTCGAGCATGGCCCTTGGTGGTCATGGTTTCTTATCACTGCATAGAGACATGACCGTGTCGCGCCTACGACCGACCCTATGATCCGCAGGTGAGATCGAAGAGGATTCTTACCGGAATTGTGCGCAGTGTCGCGGCACAATCACGCCCGTTGATCCTGGCTGAGGCGTTGCTCCTTACGGTGGTTCTGGGAGCAGCCGACGTTTGGACGGGCTCAGAGTTCTCGTTTTCGATCTTCTATTTGATGCCGATCACGCTGGTGGCGTGGACCCTTGGTAGGCGACCTGCTCTGTTCATCGCTGGCTTTGCCTCGGTCATATGGCTATTGGCCGATTACGCGGCAGGCCATAGTTATTCCCACCCCCTGATCCCATACTGGAATGCCTCGGTACGACTCGGGTACTTCGCGCTCTTCGCGATCCTATTCGCCCGCCTCCATGAAACCCTGGAGCGGGAACGAGACCTCTCGAGGGTTGACCCTTTGACAGGTGTACAGAATCGTCGGGCGTTCGAAGAGTTCGCCGGCCGGGAGGTTGAGCGAGCCGGCCGATATGCTCGCCCGATGTCGCTTGCCTTCATCGATGTCGATCACTTTAAGCAGGTAAATGATCGGTTCGGTCACCAGGTTGGCGATGAACTCCTGTCCGAGATCGCCGCCACGCTGATCTCGACGCTCCGATCGACCGACATCATCGCCCGGCTCGGCGGTGATGAGTTCGCGGTGCTTATGCCTGAAACTGATTCGCAGGCGGCGGTGGCGGCTGTTGAAAAGAGTCGCGGCGCTTTGAATGCCCGAATGCAGTCGAACTCTTGGCCAGCCACTTTTTCGATGGGGGTAGTCAGTGCAGAGGGTCCTCACTCGACTCTCCCCGACCTGCTGGCAGCAGCTGATCGGCTCATGTATGAGGCTAAACGGACAGGGAGGGATCGGATTGTGCAGAGCGCCGACCTCGGCGCTGAGGTGCCTGGCGACTCTGGCTCGGCCTAGCCGCCCGTACCCACCGTCGTAGTGGTAGTGCTGCCTGGGGCATCTGTTGATGTCGTCGAATCGACCGGCGGCGTGCCCACCACGACCTGGGTAAGCAAGACTTGCCAGGCGATGTCGAGATCGTTGGAGGCCGGTACCGGCAGAAGTGGCAGGGCCGCCAGCGTCTTATCGACACGGAACAAGACTTCGGTGACGACTGCTGGCTCCCAGTCGGGATAGTCCTGCTGGACACCATCGAGAATCACGCGGGCCGTCTGTACATCGGCTTTTGCCAGTCCATAGTTGGCCTGGAAGAGGAACAGGCGCGCTCGTGACAGCAACTCCATCGAACGTAGTAGATCGACCTGGCGTACTGTCTCGGCGTTGGCGGCTTCAAGACCTGTGGTCAGTTCGGCCTCGATGGTGTCAAGGTCGTCCAGGCGAGCGCTGTGGTCCGATATCTGGGTGGTCAACGATCCGACCTGAGCGTCGAAGTCCTGCTGGGCCGACTCGATTGCGGCGAGACGCTCGGGCATACCCGCTTCAGCGTCATTAAGGGTCGCGACCTGCGTTTCCAACTCGGTGAGGCGGGCGTCTGCCGAGTCAAGGCGTTCGGCCGCCGTTTGCGCAGCAGCCGAATTGGACGCGATCGGGTTGAGATACCGGTCTTGCACAATCGGCCAGCCGTAATAGATGGCGAGGCCGATCCCGGTCAGGATGGCGAGGACCAGGAGAATCTTGATAAGGCGCCAGAGCCGCCTGAGGAACCGACGGAAAACTCCCGGCTGGTTGGGTGTTTCGGACACCGTTGCCGGAAACGGATCCGGTGTCGACAGGACCTTGGTATCGGGATCGGACATGTGGGTCTCCTGTTGAAGGCGCGCTCAGTCACCTCTCAATGAAGTGACCACAAATACTGACCCTGAACGGAGAGTTAAGTTCTGGTTTGGGGCAAGGTTTACTACAAACCGAGTTTGGCCAAGAACGCTTGTGACGAAGGCGTCCTCTCAAGGAACTCGACGAGCAGCTCGGTCCCGTCTTTCGTACCGCCCTGAGCCAGGATGGTGTTGCGATACCGACGCCCAACGCTCGGATTGAGAACTCCCTGGTCTATGAACACGGAGAACATATCGTCGCCGTAGACCTTCGACCACAGGTAGCCGTAGTAGCCGGCGGCGTAGCCATCGGACATCATGTGTCCGAAGCTCGCTCCGAAGTGGGTTCCGGGATGTCCGGGCACGACGGTCAGGCCGATGTTGTCCCAGTAGGCGTCGGCCGCGTCAGTCGGAGCGGTGCCACCGTGTAACGCCAGGTCGTACTGGCCAAAGAAGACCTGTCGAAGGGTCTTCAGGGCGATGTTCTGGTTCCTGGCCTGGACCAGGCTCGCCAGTAATTGTTCTGGAATCGGCTCGCCAGTCTTGTGGTGGCGGGCAAATCGGCGAAGCACGGTCGGCTCCCAGGTCCAGTTCTCCATGATCTGAGAAGGCGCCTCGACGAAGTCTCGTTCCGTCTGGGTGCCCGAAAATCTGGGGAGCTTGGTCTCGGTTAGCGTGTTGTGAAGAACGTGACCGAACTCGTGGAACAGCGTCTCGACTTCGCTGTGCTGGAGTAGTGATGGGCTGTCAGAAGTGGGCTTGGTGAAGTTGCAGGCAATCGCAGAGATAGGCAGCCGATAGGTTCCGTCCGTATCTAGACATCCCGCCCGCAAACGCCAACACGCGGCGTGACCGTACTTTCCCGGCCGGGGGTGCAGGTCGGCGTAGAAGTAGGCGATCGGTGCCCTTTCGCCGGCGTTGCGAATCTCGAATAGAAGAACGTCGTCGTCCCAGGCTTTGGTTTGTTCGATTGGCGCGAATTCGATACCGAACACTTCTGCGCAGATGTCGAGCATGCCTTGAACAGTCGCGCCGAGGGGGAAGTACTCACTGACCAGGTTGTTGTCGACACCGAAGTCGAGTTCGGCTTGTCTGGCGTCATAGAAGGTCCAGTCCCAGGGCATCAGTATCTGATCGGGGTATTCGGAACTCATGAGGCCGGTGAGAACGTTCAGCTCAGCCTGGCCAAGGGCTAACAGTCCGGGTATCAATGAGTCATAGAAGGCAGCCAACGATTCAGGGTCAGCCATCTTTGGCTCAAGGGCCAGGTCGACGAACCTCTCGTAGCCGAGTAGCCGGGCAATATCCCACCGCACCTGGACGGCTTTGTTGAGTAACGGCAGATTGGCGTCTGCGGCCCGGTTCATGAATTTGAACTGCATTTTCTGTCGAAGGTCCCGATTTGTGCATTGCTCCATCAGTGGGACGTAATCGGGATACGAAACGGTGACCCGATAGGTTCCTTCGACTGCCCCGGGGGCCAGGCGCCCGAGGTACGCCTCCGACATGCCGCCAAGGTCGTCTCGAGAAACCTCTAGTCCGTCGTCCCACTCATCCAGGTTCCGCTCGTAGGCGACGTGCAGTTCGATGAGATCATTTCGGAGAGCTTGGAGCTTGTCGCGGTCCTCAGCAGCGAGTTCCTGACCGGCCCGCCGGAAGTCCCGGAGCCAGAAGTCGAGGTTCCGGCCCCATTCGCCGTCGAGTTCTGAAGCGGCCGCGTTCTGCGAATAATCCCGAATCGTTTCGTACAGGTCGCGGTTGAATGCGATGTTGGACAACCACTTCTGGATTGTTTCGTCCGCCTTGGAACCAGCGGCCCGAACCAACTCGTCCGGATGGATTCGGGCCATGAAGGCACTGACCCCATCGGCATCGCGGACGAGGTTGAGCGCCTGATCGAGCGGCGCCAGGGTGTTGGCGTAGGTTCGTTCGGAGGTTTCCGAGACGACTGTGTCAATGAGATGGTTGGCCGTGGCGATGGCAACTTCGGCGATTTCAATGGTCTCGGATGGCGTGAGGTGCGAATAGTCAGTAAGCATGGCGATTCAGGCTAGCGATGGCTGGTCCGCAAACCGACGACGGACCCGATGTCACGGTCCTGATCATTCGGTAGTGTCGGCGCAACCAAGGCTCCGAATCGGCTAGGGGAAACCATGCGAAACCTGAACGCTCACGGCATAACCCCAAAAGCGGAGGTGTATTGGGACCTTCCAACCCCGGTCCTGGTTGAGCACTCGCTGGCCAAAGGGCTGGGTTTCATGGCTCACAAAGGCGCCATCGTGGTCGATACGGTGCCGTACACGGGGAGGAGCCCGAAGGACAAGTTCGTTGTATACGAAGCGCCCTACGACGAGGAGATCTGGTGGGGCGATGTGAACCATCCGATCGATCGTTCAACGTACGAGGCGCTCTATGCCCGGGTCGCCGACTACCTTGGTGAGCGGGACATCTACGTTCAGGATCTCTATGCAGGTGCGGATCCGAAGCAGCGGCTCGCCGTCAGGACGATTACCGAGACTCCCTGGCATGCCCACTTCGCTCGCAATATGTTCATCCTGCCTCGCCATTTTCAACTCGATGACACGGTCGACTCATACATGCCGGATTTCACAATTGTGCATGCGCCGTTCTTCGAAGCCGTGCCGCAGCGTGATGGAACCAGGTCCGAGATGTTCATCATCATTTCGTTTGTCGACAAGGTTCTTCTGATCGGTGGGTCCAAGTACGCCGGCGAGGTGAAGAAGTCGGTTTTCTCGGTGATGAATTACCTCTTGCCGAAGCAGGGCTCACTGTCGATGCATGCGTCCGCCACCGTTGGAAAGGATGGGCGTTCTGCGATCATCTATGGCCTCTCCGGGACCGGAAAGACGACCCTGGCGACCGACCCGGAACGGTTGATGGTTGGCGACGACGAGATCGGGTGGGCCGAGGACGGCATCTTCAACATCGAAGGCGGATCGTACGCCAAGACGATCCGTTTGTCGGCCGCCGACGAGCCTTTGATCTTCGCGGCCGCCAATTCGTTTGAGACGATCCTTGAGAACGTCGTGGTCAACGAGACGACGCGCCACCCTGAATGGGACGACGGGTCGAAGACCGAGAACACCCGGAGCGCCTACCCGTTGGCTCACCTTCCGAACATCGTGAAATCGGGCATGGCCGATCACCCGAC
Above is a genomic segment from Acidimicrobiia bacterium containing:
- a CDS encoding ABC transporter substrate-binding protein, whose amino-acid sequence is MTMHKRGSSMAIVTAIVLAACGGGGEADQAGPITEVGDGEGTVVIVAWAGYIEDGTTDPAYDWVTGFEESTGCQVEVKTAGTSDEMVALMTESKDFDLVTASGDASLRLIAGGTVQEINTDLIPSWNTVDSRLQEAPWHFVDGKHYGTPYQWGANVLMYNTDVFGTDAPTSWNVVFEETNLPDGASNAGRVQAYDGPIYVADAALYLKTARPELGITDPYQLTEEQYQASLEILRAQRKLVGRYWHDAFVQIEDFTNEGVAASSSWPFQVNILAFDGQPIASTIPVEGATGWADTTMMHKDAPHPNCAYKWLDWSLNPALQGDLAAWFGSVPSVP
- a CDS encoding ABC transporter ATP-binding protein, whose product is MSVAVEFNQVSKAFGTVKAADRVDLIIEDGEFFSMLGPSGSGKTTCLRLIAGFETPDLGHIMLHGVDVSSLPPHARDVNTVFQDYALFPHMSVAENVEYGLKVKGVAPAERRAKVADALALVHLDSHAERRPSQLSGGQRQRVALARALINEPSVLLLDEPLGALDLKLRQTMQTELKNIQRQVGITFIFVTHDQEEALTMSDRIAVFNNGQIEQIGTPSEIYESPRNLFVAEFVGTSNVFDSGLAEQLLGSRDRFTVRPEKITLGVAGECTVTGTISDLVYLGMYTRYRIDVQGIQLTVAEQNTESRLAMSSLAVGDEVQASWSKESCRLLA
- a CDS encoding aminotransferase class III-fold pyridoxal phosphate-dependent enzyme translates to MSTHLSPLLTQSTNVLAVRGAGSHLFDESGRSYLDFTSGIGVTSTGHCHPKVVEAVRQQVGQLIHGQVTTVMHPRLLELTERIGAHLPDHIDSMFFANAGTEAVEAAVRLVRQATGRTNLIVFQGSFHGRTTAALAMTTSKTAYRAGLQPLMSGVFVAPFPTKFRYGWSEDETTEFCLREFDHLLATQTSPAETAGVFIEPVLGEGGYVPVTAGFLEGIAERCRQHGIIFVADEVQSGFGRTGKFWAYEHGEATPDLIIMAKGIASGFPLSAIAASTELMSKGWPGSQGGTYGGNAVAAAAAIATLDVIEQEGLVERSASLGVVLTGLLKELAAQHSDRIGDVRGPGLMVATEFVDGSGSPDPATAKAVLKAAEAEGLLLLGCGAYGNIIRWIPPLIVTEAEIAEGVDLFRRALKRVLST
- a CDS encoding GGDEF domain-containing protein; this encodes MRSKRILTGIVRSVAAQSRPLILAEALLLTVVLGAADVWTGSEFSFSIFYLMPITLVAWTLGRRPALFIAGFASVIWLLADYAAGHSYSHPLIPYWNASVRLGYFALFAILFARLHETLERERDLSRVDPLTGVQNRRAFEEFAGREVERAGRYARPMSLAFIDVDHFKQVNDRFGHQVGDELLSEIAATLISTLRSTDIIARLGGDEFAVLMPETDSQAAVAAVEKSRGALNARMQSNSWPATFSMGVVSAEGPHSTLPDLLAAADRLMYEAKRTGRDRIVQSADLGAEVPGDSGSA
- a CDS encoding Zn-dependent oligopeptidase — encoded protein: MLTDYSHLTPSETIEIAEVAIATANHLIDTVVSETSERTYANTLAPLDQALNLVRDADGVSAFMARIHPDELVRAAGSKADETIQKWLSNIAFNRDLYETIRDYSQNAAASELDGEWGRNLDFWLRDFRRAGQELAAEDRDKLQALRNDLIELHVAYERNLDEWDDGLEVSRDDLGGMSEAYLGRLAPGAVEGTYRVTVSYPDYVPLMEQCTNRDLRQKMQFKFMNRAADANLPLLNKAVQVRWDIARLLGYERFVDLALEPKMADPESLAAFYDSLIPGLLALGQAELNVLTGLMSSEYPDQILMPWDWTFYDARQAELDFGVDNNLVSEYFPLGATVQGMLDICAEVFGIEFAPIEQTKAWDDDVLLFEIRNAGERAPIAYFYADLHPRPGKYGHAACWRLRAGCLDTDGTYRLPISAIACNFTKPTSDSPSLLQHSEVETLFHEFGHVLHNTLTETKLPRFSGTQTERDFVEAPSQIMENWTWEPTVLRRFARHHKTGEPIPEQLLASLVQARNQNIALKTLRQVFFGQYDLALHGGTAPTDAADAYWDNIGLTVVPGHPGTHFGASFGHMMSDGYAAGYYGYLWSKVYGDDMFSVFIDQGVLNPSVGRRYRNTILAQGGTKDGTELLVEFLERTPSSQAFLAKLGL
- the pckA gene encoding phosphoenolpyruvate carboxykinase (ATP); its protein translation is MRNLNAHGITPKAEVYWDLPTPVLVEHSLAKGLGFMAHKGAIVVDTVPYTGRSPKDKFVVYEAPYDEEIWWGDVNHPIDRSTYEALYARVADYLGERDIYVQDLYAGADPKQRLAVRTITETPWHAHFARNMFILPRHFQLDDTVDSYMPDFTIVHAPFFEAVPQRDGTRSEMFIIISFVDKVLLIGGSKYAGEVKKSVFSVMNYLLPKQGSLSMHASATVGKDGRSAIIYGLSGTGKTTLATDPERLMVGDDEIGWAEDGIFNIEGGSYAKTIRLSAADEPLIFAAANSFETILENVVVNETTRHPEWDDGSKTENTRSAYPLAHLPNIVKSGMADHPTDIVFLSADAFGVLPPISKLSREQAMYYLVSGYTSKLAGTERGVTEPEATFSACFGEPFLPLHPSWYADRLAERLDKFGCDVWMLNTGWTGGPHGVGHRISIPHTRAMLNAALNKALDTATFVTDPVFGLSVPTAVEGVPDELLQPRQTWDDKEAFDRQAARLAGMFRENFKRYADGFGPEVVNSGPTGHSTG